The Thermodesulfovibrio sp. 3462-1 genome contains the following window.
AAAATCTGATCAATTGGTAATCCCTTTGCAAGAAGCTCTTTTATTACGAACTTATACATAACAGGAGGTCCTACAACTGCAGCATAGGTCCTCACAGGATCAATATCAACTCCAGGGATTAGTGAGGTAATCAGTCCTACATTTCCTTTCCAGTCAGGGTCTGCTCTGTCAACAGTACAGGCAAAGTGTATATCAAGCCTTTTACTCCAGTCTTCAATTTCATCGGCAAAAAGAAGCTCTCCAGGGGTTTTGCATCCAAAAAGTATATGTATTTCGCCGAAATCTCTACGGTTATCAATTGCATAAAGTATCAATGATCTCAGCGGTGCAAGTCCTAACCCCCCAGCTATTATTAATAGATCGTGTCCTTCAATCATTTTTATTGGGAATCCATTCCCATAAGGACCTCTAACTCCGATAATGTCTCCAGCATTTAATTTATGAAGAGAGTTTGTGACTTTTCCAACTGCTCTTACGCATATTTCAAAGTATTCCCTATTAAGAGGAGAAGAACATACAGATACAGGAATTTCACCTATTCCCATTAAAGAGACCATTATGAATTGACCTGGTTCAAAATCAAGCCATGTGCTATTTTCAAAAGCTATTTTGAAAAGTTTTTCCTTTTCTGTGAGAGGTTTTATATCCAGAATTCTTGCTTTTTTTAGATTATAGGGTGAATCCTTTATAACCACTTGCGCCATATTTTTGTCTCTGACTCCTTTATGAGAGATGTCAAAACTTCTTTAAGATTAATTTTTGCCATACATGTTCTGGAGCATCTTCCACA
Protein-coding sequences here:
- a CDS encoding FAD/NAD(P)-binding protein — translated: MAQVVIKDSPYNLKKARILDIKPLTEKEKLFKIAFENSTWLDFEPGQFIMVSLMGIGEIPVSVCSSPLNREYFEICVRAVGKVTNSLHKLNAGDIIGVRGPYGNGFPIKMIEGHDLLIIAGGLGLAPLRSLILYAIDNRRDFGEIHILFGCKTPGELLFADEIEDWSKRLDIHFACTVDRADPDWKGNVGLITSLIPGVDIDPVRTYAAVVGPPVMYKFVIKELLAKGLPIDQILLSFERHMKCGMGKCGRCQIQNLYCCKDGPVFTFKEIMDMAEAL